The Streptomyces europaeiscabiei genome window below encodes:
- a CDS encoding LamG-like jellyroll fold domain-containing protein — MRPTSRNRAVRGAMTVASAVLVLAGGIQAVPVQAAGMDTGGSSTPADEGARGKEFWEDDALPAATPEQRASEKAVASGKSVEIGELTSSTSRVVANPDGTFTAETAASPERVLKAGKWTDVDTTLVTRPDGGLAPRAAENIRFSSGGTGEPLARMVTAGKEYAVSSPWALPKPEVDGSSAVYRSVLPDVDLAVQAHPDGFTYHLVVHSRAAAANSALKKVSFPVEAEGLSVRTDDSGAATFVDGSGHAVISSGSALMWDAGTTTAKAGSAAQTTSTVSAFAAETAADTLGASARSRTAVMDTDVTNDALSIVPDQDFLASSATSYPVVLDPPAVKATLTGWTALWSNSPGTSLWKTKHALGVGYDAFVDNKKSRSLFQFDTRRVAGKKIVNATFTPYAIWSANCVKHDVDLYRTSQIFSSTTWNDPPKWLAKVDTVSAAKGHSSDCPDGDIEFDATAAVAHTAKAKDTLTTLGLRADEGDPIAWKQFLSPLDPDATSSRKPRLSITYVTPPSSKPSSVKMSDPKVSCSASSAPAQIRDTTPRLTATPTSSDASNASLRPNFELYKGSSTTETSLKPSTWTDSGTAGTVVPAALDQSVTYKFRARTEYKYTWQGDSHSLFGPWSSYCYFKVDSKGPPVPKVSSTVYKECGGTICEAADPELGSVGMTAGFKIDAGTSDVRRYDWWLNGAKLGSKTFTANTSTYEIEAAPDKRLTNTLRVQTYDGAGNPSAHYDYLFKVAKGSDPVASWKMDDGSGATAADSSGKNRPLALTSAAWTDKARLGGGLRANGTSSAGSSSTSVLDTTNSFTVSAWARLTAKDHISTVATQSGTRMGTFQIYYSQTYDRWIFNRYSADTDDPTIVRAVSKKPPVVGAWTHLMGVYDHNKKQIRLYVNGQLQATAEFTTPWAAKGSFEVGRMKGSGTYSSWFEGDLDQVQVWDRVVFGNEMWSIANTLNPANGRTEPALLANWGFDEASGATAADATGRGNALQLQTGAAFAATEDPAHGNVLELDAEKLGRATSTVALDESGSFSLAGWVNLAAQSALDDTTVAHSPSVFSHPGAERNSFRLWYRQEAGQSIGDWNFGRYETDVLGGPAVAAVSDEVNSPGGWVHVVAVFDAVNKSIHLYVSGQRQGDEDGVLSEEVFQPTGPLMVGGARRHDNGEWGNALPGQLDDLRVYAGVLSDDEITQLATVDEPPVPVE; from the coding sequence GTGCGACCAACCAGTCGCAACAGAGCCGTGCGGGGGGCGATGACCGTCGCCTCGGCCGTGCTGGTACTGGCGGGCGGCATACAGGCCGTCCCGGTCCAGGCGGCGGGCATGGACACGGGGGGTTCCAGCACTCCGGCTGACGAGGGGGCGCGGGGCAAGGAGTTCTGGGAGGATGACGCGCTTCCGGCCGCCACACCCGAGCAACGCGCTTCTGAGAAGGCGGTCGCCTCCGGCAAAAGCGTGGAGATCGGCGAGTTGACGTCGTCGACCAGCCGGGTGGTAGCCAATCCCGACGGGACATTCACCGCCGAAACGGCGGCCTCGCCCGAGCGGGTCCTCAAGGCCGGTAAGTGGACTGATGTCGACACCACGCTCGTCACCCGCCCGGACGGCGGCCTCGCACCGCGCGCCGCCGAGAACATCCGCTTCTCCAGCGGCGGCACCGGCGAACCGCTGGCCCGGATGGTGACGGCCGGCAAGGAGTACGCGGTGTCGTCGCCGTGGGCGTTGCCGAAACCGGAGGTCGACGGCTCGTCGGCCGTGTACCGGTCGGTGCTCCCCGACGTGGACCTCGCCGTGCAGGCCCACCCGGACGGATTTACGTACCACTTGGTGGTCCACAGCCGTGCGGCCGCAGCCAACTCGGCCCTGAAGAAGGTGAGTTTCCCGGTCGAGGCCGAGGGACTGTCCGTGCGCACGGACGACTCCGGCGCGGCCACCTTTGTCGACGGCTCGGGGCATGCCGTGATCTCCAGTGGGTCGGCTCTTATGTGGGACGCAGGCACGACCACTGCGAAGGCCGGCAGCGCGGCGCAGACCACCTCCACGGTTTCCGCGTTCGCCGCGGAAACCGCTGCCGATACCCTCGGCGCGAGTGCCCGGTCCCGTACGGCTGTCATGGACACAGACGTCACCAACGATGCCCTCTCCATCGTTCCGGATCAGGACTTCCTTGCCAGCAGCGCGACTTCGTACCCCGTCGTTCTCGATCCGCCGGCGGTCAAGGCGACCCTGACAGGGTGGACGGCTCTGTGGTCCAACTCGCCGGGCACCAGCCTCTGGAAGACCAAGCACGCGCTGGGCGTGGGCTACGACGCGTTCGTGGACAACAAGAAGTCGCGTTCGCTCTTCCAGTTCGACACCCGTAGGGTGGCCGGCAAGAAGATCGTGAACGCGACCTTCACGCCGTACGCGATCTGGTCTGCGAACTGTGTGAAGCACGACGTCGACCTCTATCGCACGAGCCAGATCTTCTCCTCGACGACGTGGAACGATCCCCCGAAGTGGCTTGCGAAGGTCGACACGGTCTCCGCTGCCAAGGGCCACTCCTCCGACTGCCCGGACGGAGACATCGAGTTCGACGCCACGGCGGCCGTCGCGCACACCGCGAAGGCGAAGGACACTCTCACCACACTTGGACTGCGGGCCGACGAGGGCGATCCGATCGCGTGGAAGCAGTTCCTGTCTCCGCTGGACCCCGACGCCACGTCTTCCCGCAAGCCCCGGCTGTCGATCACCTACGTGACTCCGCCGAGCAGCAAGCCCTCATCGGTGAAGATGTCCGATCCCAAGGTCTCCTGCTCTGCTTCTTCCGCCCCGGCGCAGATTCGGGACACCACTCCGCGACTGACTGCGACACCGACATCCAGTGACGCCTCCAACGCCTCGCTGCGCCCCAACTTCGAGTTGTACAAGGGCAGCAGCACCACGGAGACCTCGCTGAAGCCGTCCACGTGGACGGACAGCGGCACGGCCGGAACGGTGGTTCCGGCGGCGTTGGATCAATCGGTCACCTACAAGTTCCGCGCCCGTACCGAGTACAAGTACACCTGGCAGGGGGACTCCCACTCCCTGTTCGGGCCCTGGTCGAGCTACTGCTACTTCAAGGTGGACTCCAAGGGACCGCCGGTACCGAAGGTGTCCTCGACCGTGTACAAGGAGTGCGGCGGCACGATTTGTGAGGCCGCCGACCCGGAGCTGGGCAGCGTCGGCATGACCGCCGGCTTCAAGATCGACGCGGGTACCAGCGACGTACGCCGCTACGACTGGTGGCTCAACGGGGCGAAGCTGGGCAGCAAGACGTTCACGGCCAACACCTCGACGTACGAGATCGAGGCAGCGCCCGACAAACGGCTCACCAACACCCTGCGGGTGCAGACCTACGACGGGGCGGGGAACCCGAGCGCCCACTACGACTACCTGTTCAAGGTGGCAAAGGGCTCGGATCCCGTGGCGAGCTGGAAAATGGACGACGGCAGTGGCGCCACTGCCGCCGACAGTTCGGGCAAGAACCGGCCGCTGGCGCTGACCTCGGCGGCCTGGACGGACAAGGCACGGCTCGGTGGCGGACTGCGAGCCAACGGCACGAGCAGTGCGGGCTCCAGCAGCACATCAGTTCTGGACACCACCAACAGCTTCACCGTCTCCGCCTGGGCCCGGCTGACCGCGAAGGACCACATCTCCACCGTGGCCACACAGAGCGGGACCCGGATGGGTACCTTCCAGATCTACTACTCGCAGACGTATGACCGTTGGATCTTCAACCGGTACTCGGCCGACACTGACGATCCGACGATCGTCCGCGCGGTGTCCAAGAAGCCGCCGGTCGTGGGTGCGTGGACCCATCTGATGGGTGTGTACGACCACAACAAGAAGCAGATCCGTCTGTATGTCAACGGACAGCTCCAGGCGACCGCGGAGTTCACCACTCCGTGGGCGGCGAAGGGCTCCTTCGAGGTCGGCCGCATGAAGGGATCGGGTACGTACTCGTCCTGGTTCGAGGGCGACCTCGACCAGGTCCAGGTCTGGGACCGTGTGGTCTTCGGGAACGAGATGTGGTCGATCGCCAACACGCTGAACCCGGCGAACGGCAGGACAGAGCCCGCGCTTCTCGCCAACTGGGGCTTCGACGAGGCATCCGGCGCCACAGCGGCGGACGCCACCGGCCGGGGCAACGCGCTCCAACTCCAGACGGGCGCGGCCTTCGCCGCGACCGAGGATCCAGCCCACGGCAATGTCCTGGAACTCGACGCCGAGAAACTGGGCAGGGCCACCTCCACCGTCGCGCTGGACGAGTCCGGCAGCTTCAGTCTGGCCGGCTGGGTCAACCTGGCCGCCCAGTCGGCGCTTGACGACACCACCGTCGCGCATTCCCCGAGCGTCTTCTCGCACCCGGGTGCCGAGCGGAACTCGTTCCGTCTCTGGTACCGCCAGGAGGCGGGCCAGTCCATCGGTGACTGGAACTTCGGCCGGTACGAGACGGACGTTCTGGGCGGCCCCGCCGTCGCGGCTGTCTCGGACGAGGTCAACTCGCCCGGTGGCTGGGTGCACGTCGTCGCCGTCTTCGACGCGGTGAACAAGTCCATCCACCTCTATGTGTCCGGGCAACGGCAGGGCGACGAGGACGGCGTCCTGAGCGAGGAAGTCTTCCAGCCCACTGGCCCTCTGATGGTCGGCGGCGCACGTCGTCACGACAACGGAGAGTGGGGCAACGCCCTGCCCGGCCAGCTCGACGACCTGCGCGTGTACGCCGGTGTCCTGTCCGACGACGAGATCACGCAGCTCGCGACGGTTGACGAGCCTCCGGTGCCCGTCGAATAA
- a CDS encoding polymorphic toxin-type HINT domain-containing protein — MSSAVVAGLLSAAPAQAAAANRDHTALQKAKYGKAERFDARVTKVKDPTEAAARRTLAKARAKVTWPGASAVTVDLPPGTSKKSVKAAGLPIALAQPSGKAAGVSKTAEAPDEAKVRVLDRKTTDQLGIDGVVFTVARADGDTGAASLGASIDYSSFADAYSGNWSSRLRLVQLPACALTTPEKAACRKTIPVASENDGEAETVTAQITTPKATTPGTKTRTAMAAKPAAMVMALSAAAGSDQGTYEATPLAASSTWSAGGSNGDFTWNYPFETPPTPAGPAPNLSIGYSAQSVDGRTSSTSAQPSWIGEGFDLSTSYVERAYGSCEDDGQDKKYDQCWKEDNASLVLNGKSTPLVKEGGKWRPKSDDGERIVHDTGATNGDDGDTGENGDKGEFWTVTSTDGTQYVFGKNRLPGWSSGKAETNSVWTLPVFGDDSGEPGYSAGDSFSGRAKTQAWRWNLDYVVDPHGNVMTYWYDKELNHYAKNGTTGNGTEYVRNGWLKRIDYGQRTDTVFSTTQPAAARVKFTVAERCLPVSGGESCGSLTSANRNAWPDVPFDQICAADKPCTDQPSPSFFTRKRLTDVTTQVYDGSGTGAESDYRAVNVWHLGQTFPDPGDGSDASLWLDSIKRTGKVGGDASLPSVTFSGIQLHNRVDRTGDDVAPFIKWRVRTVTSEMGSKLTVNYSEEDCVAGSDVPSKLDANTRRCYPVKWIPPSNPTPGTDPKPRTDFFHKYVVTQVTESDPTGDAPLKQTDYTYSGGGAWAYDDESPITQAKYRTWGIWRGYQKVTTTTGEPSGTQSKSTSLYYRGMDGDKQSDDTTRKETVTDSKGVVKTDAEQFAGQLREQITYNGVNGPEVSATVNTPWSRTTATDKHSYGTVNAYMVRTETTVSRTALSGGGEVTAAKTTTYDPTSGLPLKAETDAAGEKDCTVTEYATNTSAWILTLPKRVEKVSTGCAATPKRTGDPKTTDVISDVRTSYDDQDWGKSPTKGDVTRVERVTGYDGSTAKLQTVNTTKYDALGRVTDSYDTKSTRVSHIEYTPAAGGPLTKTVETNALDHTTTNEIAPDWGVRTSTTDPNGNRTELAYDSFGQLTDVWLANRDRAAGQTASYKFEYKLQNTAASWVATKSLNNDGTTYQTTYEIYDALLRLRQTQAPAASGAGRIITETKHDTRGLTVETSTDYVDTTAPSGKLATLLTAAPTGTETVFDGAGRVTIEKILTNGKEFSRIKHTHDGDSTLVEPPAGDAAVKEKVDARGRTVERLEYDGNAVSTKFARFTYGYDHADRLTTVKDDDANTWSYGYDFLGRKDSTTDPDAGVSSSEYNDLDQVVSTTDARDKSIGLTYDVLGRPTGRLDGKVPVVNGQPAPEDSKYLARWTYDSIAKGELTSAIRYVGGKGGSVYAQTSAKYSKIYEVLSEQYTISKTEGALAGSNGTWTIANAFNLDGTLQKRTIPAMGGLAQEVLTYGYTEQRMPDTLQGLTGIVQNTDYLPAGEQIRTTLGVSPLADWTEINRSYETGTKRLARQSVVSETHTGTDSDVHYRYDTAGNPIEVEDKATSPSDRQCFTYDGYRRLKTAWTTTADCATAPAKTNVGGPGPYWQSFTYDSAGNRKTATDHLADATTSYTYKTADQPRPHALASTETKKTDGTVTDTTSYTYDPAGNTDIRTLGGKPQDLDFNAEGSLEKVTEADKTTTEYLNDAAGNRLIRRDTTGTTLYLGETELRLDKASAKVEATRYYSHSGQTVAVRTTAGLTWTAADHNGTASVQVDAATQTVTRRQMKPFGEDRGQAAKAWVGERGFVGGTKEPTGLTHLGAREYDPSTGRFVSVDPVIDLTDPQQVNGYSYSSNNPVTFADPDGKYRASEIAVIEAARRIAARAIAAAGAFLVRQSGSSGSGGMSSAGSANYASSGSSSCMPPRICGNVEPADPRSVGSWKDVAGGIGDFFAESADVAEYATEPWCWSGTNPDCGGTQDNYQELVEGYGADPDSDVYQGTKTVMDVGSVFAGGWGIGKFALKQLFKKQMRKQSKDRERSKAKEDSGCSKCFLAGTGVQMADGSTKDIEDIEVGDEVLATDPETGETGVRKVTHLIITEEDKHFNELSIATEDGIEKLTATYEHPFWSPSEQGWIEAGGLTPGMSLLTDEGDTVVVTANRTYEDNVRTYNLTVDDLHTYYVLAGETPVLVHNSNCPKGKLSDGLPQGMNKKIAEAYDAVRLGEIRSHNTYSGREHSWWAGAKEYRVPGRPETDRILVVEKNGVEVYGWTSTHYRKIQKFSAPHFPDSGW; from the coding sequence TTGTCATCAGCAGTCGTCGCTGGTCTGCTGAGTGCCGCACCGGCGCAGGCAGCCGCGGCGAACCGCGATCACACCGCCCTGCAGAAGGCCAAGTACGGCAAGGCCGAGCGCTTCGACGCGAGGGTCACCAAGGTCAAGGACCCTACGGAGGCCGCTGCCCGCAGGACGCTCGCCAAGGCTCGCGCGAAGGTGACGTGGCCGGGGGCATCGGCAGTGACGGTCGATCTGCCGCCGGGGACCAGCAAGAAGTCGGTCAAGGCCGCCGGGCTGCCCATCGCGCTCGCCCAGCCCAGTGGCAAGGCCGCCGGAGTCTCCAAGACCGCCGAGGCCCCCGATGAGGCCAAGGTCCGCGTTCTCGACCGGAAGACCACCGACCAGCTCGGCATCGACGGCGTGGTCTTCACGGTCGCCCGCGCTGACGGCGACACCGGCGCCGCGAGCCTCGGCGCGTCGATCGACTACAGCTCCTTCGCCGACGCCTACAGCGGCAACTGGTCCTCACGCCTGCGTCTCGTCCAGCTCCCCGCGTGTGCCCTGACCACGCCGGAGAAGGCGGCGTGCCGTAAAACCATCCCGGTGGCGTCGGAGAACGACGGCGAGGCCGAGACGGTCACCGCACAGATCACCACGCCGAAGGCGACCACGCCCGGTACGAAGACCCGGACCGCGATGGCCGCCAAGCCCGCAGCCATGGTCATGGCCCTGTCCGCCGCGGCAGGCTCCGACCAGGGCACCTACGAGGCCACCCCGCTGGCGGCCTCCTCCACCTGGTCCGCAGGTGGCTCCAATGGTGACTTCACCTGGAACTACCCCTTCGAGACGCCGCCGACCCCGGCCGGCCCGGCGCCCAACCTGTCCATCGGCTACTCCGCGCAGAGCGTGGACGGCCGCACCTCCTCCACCAGCGCGCAGCCGTCCTGGATCGGCGAAGGCTTCGACCTGTCGACCTCGTACGTCGAGCGGGCGTACGGCAGTTGTGAGGACGACGGCCAGGACAAGAAGTACGACCAGTGCTGGAAGGAGGACAACGCCTCCCTCGTCCTCAACGGCAAGTCGACGCCCCTGGTGAAGGAGGGCGGCAAGTGGCGGCCCAAGAGCGACGACGGCGAGCGGATCGTCCACGACACCGGCGCCACCAACGGCGACGACGGTGACACCGGGGAGAACGGCGACAAGGGCGAGTTCTGGACGGTCACCTCGACCGACGGCACCCAGTACGTCTTCGGCAAGAACCGGCTGCCCGGCTGGAGTTCGGGCAAGGCCGAGACCAACTCGGTATGGACGCTCCCGGTCTTCGGCGACGACTCCGGCGAGCCCGGGTACTCCGCCGGCGACTCCTTCTCCGGCCGCGCCAAGACCCAGGCCTGGCGGTGGAACCTCGACTACGTCGTGGACCCGCACGGCAACGTCATGACGTACTGGTACGACAAGGAACTCAACCACTACGCCAAGAACGGCACCACCGGCAACGGCACCGAGTACGTCCGCAACGGCTGGCTCAAGCGCATCGACTACGGCCAGCGCACCGACACGGTCTTCTCCACCACCCAGCCCGCCGCGGCCCGTGTGAAGTTCACGGTCGCCGAGCGCTGCCTGCCCGTCTCCGGCGGTGAGAGCTGCGGCTCGCTGACCTCCGCCAACCGCAATGCCTGGCCGGACGTCCCGTTCGACCAGATCTGCGCCGCCGACAAGCCCTGCACCGACCAGCCCAGCCCGTCGTTCTTCACCCGCAAGCGCCTGACCGACGTCACCACTCAGGTGTACGACGGTTCCGGTACCGGCGCCGAGAGTGACTACCGCGCGGTCAACGTCTGGCACCTGGGGCAGACCTTCCCCGACCCGGGCGACGGCTCGGATGCCAGCCTGTGGCTGGACTCCATCAAGCGCACCGGCAAGGTAGGCGGCGACGCCTCCCTGCCCTCGGTCACCTTCAGCGGCATCCAGCTGCACAACCGTGTCGACCGTACCGGTGACGACGTCGCCCCCTTCATCAAGTGGCGAGTCCGTACGGTCACTTCGGAGATGGGCTCCAAGCTGACGGTGAACTACTCCGAGGAGGACTGCGTCGCCGGCAGCGACGTCCCCTCCAAGCTGGACGCGAACACCCGGCGGTGCTACCCGGTCAAGTGGATCCCACCGTCCAACCCGACACCGGGCACCGACCCCAAGCCGCGCACCGACTTCTTCCACAAGTACGTCGTCACCCAGGTCACCGAGTCCGACCCGACCGGCGACGCCCCGCTGAAGCAGACGGACTACACCTACAGCGGCGGCGGCGCGTGGGCGTACGACGACGAGTCGCCCATCACCCAGGCCAAATACCGCACCTGGGGCATCTGGCGCGGCTACCAGAAGGTGACCACGACCACCGGTGAACCTTCCGGCACCCAGTCGAAGTCCACATCCCTCTACTACCGGGGCATGGACGGCGACAAACAGTCCGACGACACCACCCGCAAGGAGACGGTCACCGACTCAAAGGGTGTGGTGAAGACGGACGCGGAACAGTTCGCGGGCCAGCTGCGTGAACAGATCACCTACAACGGCGTGAACGGTCCCGAGGTCTCCGCGACCGTCAACACCCCCTGGTCCCGCACCACGGCCACCGACAAGCACTCCTACGGCACGGTCAACGCGTACATGGTCCGCACCGAGACCACGGTCTCCCGCACCGCGCTGTCGGGCGGCGGAGAGGTGACGGCGGCCAAGACGACGACGTACGACCCGACCAGCGGCCTGCCGCTGAAGGCGGAGACGGACGCGGCAGGGGAGAAGGACTGCACCGTCACGGAGTACGCCACCAACACCTCGGCGTGGATTCTCACCCTGCCCAAGCGGGTGGAGAAGGTGTCCACCGGATGTGCCGCGACCCCGAAGCGGACCGGGGATCCGAAGACGACCGACGTGATCTCGGATGTGCGGACGTCGTATGACGACCAGGACTGGGGGAAGTCGCCCACCAAGGGTGATGTGACCCGTGTCGAGAGGGTGACTGGCTACGACGGTTCCACGGCCAAACTCCAGACCGTCAACACCACCAAATACGACGCGCTCGGCCGTGTGACGGACTCGTACGACACCAAAAGCACCCGGGTCTCGCACATCGAGTACACCCCGGCCGCCGGAGGGCCGCTCACCAAGACCGTCGAGACCAACGCGCTCGACCACACCACTACCAACGAGATCGCCCCTGACTGGGGAGTGCGTACCTCCACCACCGACCCCAACGGCAACCGCACAGAACTGGCGTACGACAGCTTTGGGCAGCTCACCGATGTGTGGCTCGCCAACCGGGACCGCGCCGCCGGCCAGACGGCCAGCTACAAGTTCGAGTACAAGCTGCAGAACACGGCTGCGTCGTGGGTGGCGACCAAGTCCCTGAACAACGACGGCACCACATACCAGACCACCTACGAGATCTACGACGCACTGCTCAGGCTGCGGCAGACACAAGCACCCGCCGCGTCCGGCGCCGGGCGGATCATCACGGAGACCAAGCACGACACCCGTGGCCTGACTGTCGAAACGTCGACCGACTACGTCGACACCACCGCGCCCTCCGGCAAGCTCGCCACGTTGCTCACGGCGGCGCCGACAGGTACGGAGACGGTGTTCGACGGCGCCGGGAGGGTGACGATCGAGAAGATCCTCACCAACGGCAAGGAGTTCTCGCGGATCAAGCACACCCATGACGGCGACTCCACGCTTGTGGAGCCCCCGGCGGGAGACGCGGCCGTCAAGGAGAAGGTCGATGCCCGGGGCCGTACGGTCGAGCGGCTGGAGTACGACGGCAACGCGGTCAGCACCAAGTTCGCCCGGTTCACCTACGGCTACGACCACGCCGACCGGCTGACCACGGTCAAGGACGACGATGCCAACACCTGGTCGTACGGTTACGACTTCCTGGGCCGCAAGGACAGCACCACGGACCCTGACGCCGGCGTAAGTTCGTCCGAGTACAACGACCTCGACCAGGTCGTTTCGACGACCGACGCACGGGACAAGTCGATCGGCCTCACCTATGACGTGCTCGGCCGCCCGACCGGTAGACTCGACGGCAAGGTGCCGGTGGTCAACGGCCAGCCCGCTCCCGAGGACTCCAAGTACCTGGCGCGTTGGACCTATGACTCCATCGCCAAGGGCGAGTTGACGTCGGCGATCAGATACGTCGGGGGCAAGGGCGGCAGCGTCTACGCCCAGACCAGCGCCAAGTACAGCAAGATCTACGAAGTCCTCAGCGAGCAGTACACGATCAGCAAGACCGAGGGGGCCCTGGCTGGTTCCAACGGAACCTGGACCATTGCCAACGCCTTCAACCTCGACGGCACACTGCAGAAGCGGACCATCCCCGCGATGGGAGGCCTCGCTCAGGAGGTGTTGACGTACGGCTACACCGAGCAGCGCATGCCCGACACCCTCCAGGGCCTGACCGGCATCGTCCAGAACACCGACTACCTGCCCGCCGGTGAGCAGATCCGCACCACCCTCGGCGTCTCGCCCCTCGCGGACTGGACGGAGATCAACCGCAGCTACGAGACCGGCACCAAGCGCCTCGCGCGCCAGAGTGTGGTCTCCGAGACCCACACCGGCACGGACTCCGACGTCCACTACCGCTACGACACAGCCGGCAACCCCATCGAGGTCGAGGACAAGGCCACCAGCCCCAGCGACCGGCAGTGCTTCACCTATGACGGCTACCGCCGTCTGAAGACGGCCTGGACGACGACAGCCGACTGCGCCACCGCACCCGCCAAGACGAACGTCGGCGGCCCGGGACCGTACTGGCAGTCATTCACCTACGACAGCGCGGGCAACCGCAAGACGGCGACCGACCACCTGGCCGACGCCACCACCTCGTACACCTACAAGACGGCTGACCAGCCCCGCCCACACGCCCTTGCCTCCACCGAGACCAAGAAGACGGACGGCACGGTCACCGATACGACCAGCTACACCTACGACCCCGCCGGCAACACCGACATCCGGACGCTGGGTGGAAAGCCGCAGGACCTCGACTTCAATGCGGAGGGCAGCCTCGAGAAGGTCACCGAGGCGGACAAGACGACCACGGAGTACCTGAACGACGCCGCCGGCAACCGGCTGATCCGCCGAGACACCACCGGCACCACGCTCTACCTGGGCGAAACCGAACTGAGGCTGGACAAGGCGAGTGCCAAGGTCGAGGCCACCCGCTACTACAGCCACAGCGGGCAGACCGTCGCGGTGCGCACCACGGCGGGTCTGACCTGGACCGCCGCCGACCACAACGGCACGGCGAGTGTGCAGGTGGACGCCGCCACCCAGACCGTCACCCGTCGCCAGATGAAGCCGTTCGGCGAGGACCGGGGCCAGGCCGCCAAGGCATGGGTGGGCGAGCGTGGCTTCGTCGGTGGCACCAAGGAGCCGACCGGTCTCACCCACCTCGGAGCACGCGAGTACGACCCGTCCACCGGGCGCTTCGTCAGTGTGGACCCGGTCATTGACCTCACCGACCCCCAACAGGTCAACGGCTACTCCTACAGCAGCAACAACCCGGTCACCTTCGCCGACCCCGACGGGAAATACCGCGCCTCCGAGATCGCCGTGATCGAGGCTGCTCGGCGCATCGCGGCGCGGGCCATCGCCGCAGCCGGAGCCTTCCTCGTCAGGCAGTCGGGTTCATCCGGTTCGGGTGGTATGTCATCCGCAGGGAGCGCCAACTACGCCTCATCAGGCAGCAGTTCGTGCATGCCGCCCAGAATCTGCGGCAACGTCGAACCAGCGGACCCCAGATCTGTGGGTAGCTGGAAGGACGTTGCGGGAGGCATCGGGGACTTCTTCGCCGAGAGCGCGGATGTGGCCGAGTACGCCACCGAGCCCTGGTGCTGGAGCGGCACGAACCCGGACTGCGGTGGTACCCAGGACAACTATCAGGAGCTGGTCGAGGGATACGGTGCCGATCCCGACTCTGACGTGTATCAGGGAACGAAGACCGTTATGGATGTCGGGTCGGTGTTTGCCGGGGGCTGGGGAATCGGGAAATTCGCCCTGAAGCAGCTCTTCAAGAAGCAGATGCGGAAGCAATCCAAGGACAGAGAAAGGAGCAAAGCAAAGGAGGACAGCGGCTGCAGCAAGTGCTTCCTCGCCGGTACGGGCGTCCAGATGGCCGACGGCTCCACCAAGGACATCGAGGACATCGAGGTCGGCGACGAGGTCCTCGCTACTGACCCAGAGACCGGTGAGACCGGCGTCCGCAAGGTCACGCACCTCATCATCACTGAGGAAGACAAGCACTTCAACGAGCTGTCCATCGCTACAGAGGACGGCATCGAGAAGCTGACCGCGACGTACGAGCACCCGTTCTGGTCTCCGTCGGAGCAGGGCTGGATCGAGGCAGGCGGCCTTACGCCGGGCATGAGCCTGCTCACGGACGAGGGCGACACCGTCGTCGTCACCGCGAACCGCACGTACGAGGACAACGTCCGCACGTACAACCTCACCGTCGACGACCTGCACACGTACTATGTGCTGGCGGGTGAGACACCGGTACTCGTTCACAACAGCAACTGCCCCAAGGGGAAACTGTCTGACGGTTTGCCTCAAGGGATGAACAAGAAGATTGCTGAGGCGTACGATGCGGTCAGGTTGGGGGAAATCAGATCGCATAACACGTACAGTGGTCGGGAGCATTCATGGTGGGCAGGCGCCAAGGAGTATCGAGTTCCGGGGCGCCCGGAGACTGACCGGATCCTGGTCGTGGAGAAAAATGGCGTCGAGGTCTACGGATGGACATCGACTCACTACAGGAAAATTCAGAAGTTCAGCGCGCCACACTTCCCTGATTCCGGCTGGTAA
- a CDS encoding barstar family protein has product MIRRSGILLMPLRRITNCRNVEAIGRPFMKFESFPLYRLIDDESQDLIVLAEDVRGFFGEQEVHPPEVTFIRVHQIANARRKVEDANLEVVNSQGVKIGDYCIGRVVRTGRHGLVENSPSNATYQFLGGVCEYSAAGEVWRHWASKVEGAMDEWLQWPSRYHETWLHVVQNSWFASDKKAASYGLDEVVYLDGVNICTKSSFYCALGEAVNGPRGYFGSNLDAVADCLSPEGTAPLSSIVWRNYQASRDHLGDDFMESIHSVMREFHVEVIARQ; this is encoded by the coding sequence GTGATACGCCGTAGCGGCATCTTGCTGATGCCGCTACGGCGTATCACAAACTGTCGTAATGTAGAGGCGATTGGTCGACCCTTCATGAAGTTTGAGAGTTTCCCGCTGTATCGGCTCATCGATGATGAATCTCAGGACCTGATTGTTTTGGCGGAAGATGTCCGCGGGTTCTTTGGTGAGCAAGAGGTACACCCTCCGGAAGTTACCTTCATTCGCGTTCACCAGATCGCGAATGCCAGGCGGAAGGTCGAGGATGCGAATCTCGAGGTCGTGAACTCTCAGGGGGTGAAGATTGGCGACTACTGCATCGGTCGGGTTGTCCGAACCGGCCGCCATGGCTTGGTGGAGAATTCTCCTTCGAATGCGACTTATCAGTTCCTTGGTGGCGTATGTGAATACTCTGCGGCGGGAGAAGTGTGGCGGCATTGGGCGTCAAAGGTCGAGGGCGCGATGGATGAGTGGCTTCAGTGGCCGTCGCGCTACCATGAAACTTGGCTTCATGTTGTCCAGAATTCATGGTTCGCTTCTGACAAGAAAGCCGCGAGCTACGGACTGGATGAAGTTGTTTATCTCGATGGGGTGAATATCTGCACGAAGTCGAGTTTCTACTGCGCCTTGGGAGAGGCGGTAAATGGCCCCAGGGGCTATTTTGGGTCGAACCTCGACGCTGTCGCAGATTGCCTATCTCCTGAGGGAACGGCTCCTCTGTCCAGTATTGTGTGGCGTAACTATCAGGCATCACGTGATCATCTAGGGGATGACTTTATGGAGTCGATCCATTCAGTCATGCGCGAGTTTCATGTGGAGGTCATTGCCCGGCAATGA